From a single Oceaniferula flava genomic region:
- the lpxB gene encoding lipid-A-disaccharide synthase: MSQSIYIVAGEVSGDTHGACLMSALQEQLPEVVFHGAGGPEMQAVSEHVTNWVEDAAVMGIVEVLKHYKWFKQRFDEMLRELVALKPDVLVLIDYPGFNLRFATAVREQLPDTKIVYYISPQVWAWNKGRIPKMAATLDLMLCIFPFEQEIFQSAGLKTVFTGHPLVDELEEKKIDVPREDGLVGLFPGSREREVARLFPLMVETARRMHVHHPEWTYEAAAASEKLAASMREIVQKSGLADTGVIKIGTGTSHALMQRATCGVVASGTATLEAAALGLPYCLVYKVAWPTWVMGKLLVKVDFIGLVNILAGEKVVDELIQTEAEPHNLELCLTTLLKDESARETLRARLLDTASRLGEPGAHDRAAAEIAKLFV, translated from the coding sequence GTGAGCCAGTCCATCTATATTGTTGCCGGAGAGGTTAGTGGGGACACCCATGGAGCCTGCTTGATGTCGGCGCTGCAAGAGCAGCTGCCGGAGGTGGTGTTTCACGGTGCCGGCGGGCCGGAAATGCAAGCTGTCAGCGAGCATGTGACCAATTGGGTCGAGGATGCTGCTGTCATGGGGATCGTGGAGGTGCTGAAGCATTACAAGTGGTTCAAGCAGCGTTTCGATGAGATGCTGCGCGAATTGGTGGCGCTGAAACCTGATGTGCTGGTGCTGATCGATTACCCAGGTTTCAACCTTCGTTTTGCCACGGCGGTGCGCGAGCAGCTGCCTGACACCAAGATCGTTTATTACATCAGCCCGCAGGTTTGGGCTTGGAACAAGGGGCGCATCCCCAAGATGGCGGCAACCCTCGACCTGATGCTGTGCATTTTCCCCTTCGAGCAGGAGATTTTCCAATCGGCGGGACTGAAAACCGTCTTCACCGGTCACCCCTTGGTGGATGAGCTGGAGGAGAAAAAAATCGATGTGCCTCGCGAGGATGGGCTGGTGGGCCTCTTTCCCGGCAGCCGTGAGCGTGAGGTCGCGCGACTGTTCCCGCTGATGGTGGAGACGGCGCGCCGGATGCATGTGCATCATCCGGAGTGGACCTATGAGGCCGCAGCGGCATCGGAAAAGCTGGCTGCAAGCATGCGCGAGATTGTGCAGAAGTCAGGTCTCGCCGACACAGGGGTGATCAAGATTGGCACTGGAACCAGCCACGCCCTGATGCAGCGCGCTACCTGTGGGGTGGTGGCTAGCGGCACCGCGACACTCGAGGCGGCCGCGCTGGGACTACCGTATTGTCTGGTTTATAAAGTCGCCTGGCCGACCTGGGTTATGGGCAAGCTGTTAGTCAAAGTTGATTTCATTGGTCTGGTCAACATACTCGCCGGTGAAAAGGTGGTTGATGAGCTGATCCAGACCGAAGCGGAGCCCCATAATCTCGAGCTCTGCCTCACCACCCTGCTCAAGGATGAGTCGGCGCGGGAGACGCTGCGCGCGCGCCTGCTCGATACCGCATCCCGCCTGGGCGAACCGGGAGCTCACGACCGCGCTGCCGCTGAAATTGCCAAGTTATTCGTCTAA
- the rsfS gene encoding ribosome silencing factor has product MAIEGKELAIACARAAEEIQAEDIRVLDLTGVSSLTDFMVVCSGTSLPHLKAVMRDVEKEIIEKYGSSPHQAEGGSDSRWMVLDYIDVMVHVMHQELRDLYGLEDLWGEGKEVEWQDAAE; this is encoded by the coding sequence ATGGCAATTGAAGGCAAAGAACTCGCCATCGCATGCGCTCGCGCTGCGGAGGAAATCCAGGCTGAGGACATCCGTGTTCTCGACCTCACCGGTGTGTCTTCGCTGACCGATTTCATGGTCGTCTGCTCCGGCACCTCACTGCCGCACTTGAAGGCCGTGATGCGTGATGTGGAAAAGGAAATCATCGAGAAGTATGGCTCGTCACCGCACCAGGCCGAGGGCGGCTCTGATTCGCGCTGGATGGTGCTCGATTACATCGATGTCATGGTGCACGTCATGCACCAGGAGCTCCGTGACCTCTATGGCCTGGAAGACCTCTGGGGCGAAGGCAAGGAGGTTGAGTGGCAGGACGCCGCCGAGTAA
- a CDS encoding solute:sodium symporter family transporter — protein MNLTIGSFLVFTALVGLLTWFLTRKDDHGSSVGYFLGGRSLAFPFIAGSLLLTNLSTEQLVGLNGAAFKHGLHVMVWEVGAVITLVMMALYFLPKFLRSGVATVPQYLGIRYDGQVRAIVDAVFLLAYALILLPIVLYSGAKGLASMLDLSALTGIESESGVIWFVVILIGVIGSVYALFGGLRTVAVSDTLNGAGLLVGGMLITYFGLQAVGDGAGVMKGVEILKSADPERFNSIGGPKAEVPFSTIFTGVMLLNLFYWCTNQQIIQRTFGASSLSEGQKGVLLTGGLKLLGPLYLVIPGMIAYHLYASSGVKADDAYGHLVKSVLPPHLTGFFAAVMVGAILSSFNSALNSTCTIFSLGFYKGMINKEASERQVVASGRWFGLGIAVVSVLIAPQLLGQDSLFGYLQKMNAIYFIPLFAVIIVGMTTKRVPALAAKVGMAVGFALFFIGYFVPVGTKLNDSGEEVARYMSGDWMNGFHFIGLVFAIIVVIMLVISLFKGRDTDFVQEDVKAVDMTPWKHGKLVGAILTVIVVIIYGVFADFSVL, from the coding sequence ATGAATTTAACTATCGGATCGTTTCTTGTTTTTACCGCCTTGGTCGGACTTCTCACTTGGTTCCTGACGCGCAAGGATGACCATGGAAGTTCGGTGGGTTATTTCCTGGGCGGGCGTAGTTTGGCCTTTCCCTTCATTGCCGGCTCACTGTTGCTGACCAATCTTTCCACTGAGCAGTTGGTGGGCTTGAACGGCGCGGCCTTTAAACATGGTCTGCATGTGATGGTCTGGGAGGTCGGGGCGGTGATTACCCTGGTGATGATGGCGCTGTATTTCCTGCCAAAGTTTTTGCGCAGTGGGGTCGCCACGGTGCCTCAGTATCTGGGGATTCGCTACGATGGTCAGGTGCGTGCGATTGTCGATGCGGTGTTCCTGTTAGCATACGCGCTGATCCTGTTACCCATCGTGCTCTACTCGGGTGCCAAAGGGTTGGCGAGCATGCTCGATCTCAGTGCTCTTACGGGGATCGAAAGTGAGTCCGGGGTGATCTGGTTTGTGGTCATTCTGATCGGGGTGATCGGTTCGGTTTATGCGCTGTTCGGTGGACTGCGCACGGTGGCGGTGTCCGATACTCTCAATGGTGCCGGGTTATTGGTCGGCGGTATGCTGATCACGTATTTTGGTCTTCAGGCGGTGGGCGATGGTGCCGGGGTGATGAAGGGGGTGGAGATTCTCAAGTCGGCCGATCCGGAACGCTTCAATTCCATCGGAGGCCCCAAGGCCGAGGTTCCATTCAGCACCATCTTTACCGGGGTGATGCTGCTCAATCTTTTCTACTGGTGTACCAACCAGCAAATCATTCAGCGGACTTTTGGGGCCAGTAGTTTGAGCGAGGGGCAAAAAGGTGTGCTGCTCACAGGCGGGCTGAAATTGTTGGGGCCGCTCTACCTGGTGATCCCCGGGATGATTGCTTATCACCTCTACGCCAGCAGTGGAGTGAAGGCGGATGATGCCTATGGCCATCTGGTGAAGTCCGTGCTGCCGCCCCACCTCACCGGCTTCTTCGCCGCGGTCATGGTGGGTGCGATTCTGAGTTCGTTCAACTCCGCGCTGAACTCGACCTGTACCATTTTCAGTCTCGGCTTTTACAAGGGGATGATCAACAAGGAGGCTTCGGAGCGCCAGGTGGTGGCTTCCGGGCGTTGGTTCGGATTGGGGATTGCCGTCGTCAGTGTGCTCATTGCGCCTCAACTGTTAGGCCAGGACAGCTTGTTTGGCTACCTGCAGAAAATGAACGCAATCTACTTCATCCCACTCTTCGCGGTGATCATTGTGGGCATGACCACCAAGCGGGTGCCGGCTCTGGCAGCCAAGGTGGGCATGGCGGTTGGTTTTGCGCTGTTTTTCATCGGCTACTTTGTGCCGGTGGGCACCAAACTCAACGATTCCGGCGAGGAAGTGGCTCGCTACATGTCCGGCGACTGGATGAATGGCTTCCACTTCATCGGTTTGGTCTTTGCCATCATCGTGGTCATCATGCTGGTGATCAGCCTGTTCAAAGGACGTGATACCGACTTCGTGCAAGAAGATGTCAAGGCAGTCGATATGACGCCATGGAAACACGGCAAATTGGTCGGTGCAATTCTCACAGTCATTGTGGTGATCATCTACGGCGTCTTTGCCGACTTCAGTGTATTGTAG
- a CDS encoding division/cell wall cluster transcriptional repressor MraZ, translating into METKSYKLGGFYPYKMDAKCRVSMPADWRAQIGNGELQLLQSSNEKLPTLRVLTANEFEKMQKEVEDSDLKPAQKRAYLGAFFERCTKTYINDQGKLSIPKALLDHPGLVAGESLVLCGRGGYIEILNEDNYQKLCAAREATIEELDADFGFF; encoded by the coding sequence ATGGAGACGAAAAGTTACAAGCTCGGCGGGTTTTACCCCTACAAAATGGACGCGAAATGTCGCGTTTCCATGCCGGCGGACTGGCGTGCTCAAATTGGCAATGGCGAGCTGCAGCTGCTGCAGTCCTCAAACGAAAAGCTGCCCACACTGCGTGTGCTGACGGCAAACGAGTTTGAGAAGATGCAAAAAGAGGTGGAGGACAGCGATCTGAAGCCGGCGCAGAAGCGAGCCTACTTGGGGGCGTTCTTTGAACGTTGCACCAAGACCTACATCAACGATCAAGGGAAGCTGAGTATTCCCAAAGCCCTGCTCGACCACCCAGGTCTGGTAGCAGGGGAGTCGCTCGTCCTCTGCGGACGTGGCGGATACATCGAAATTTTGAACGAAGACAATTACCAGAAACTCTGCGCTGCTCGCGAAGCAACCATCGAAGAGCTCGATGCCGACTTCGGTTTCTTTTAA
- the rsmH gene encoding 16S rRNA (cytosine(1402)-N(4))-methyltransferase RsmH encodes MSSNQSSESEYHVPVLLPEVLHFMAPEPGKVLVDGTLGGGGHTEAMLKAGASVIGIDQDDQALSFARQRLQDFSDHFTALKGNFSTMPQLLAEAGHQQVDGILVDIGVSSWQLDEADRGFSFAKDGPLDMRMNRSTGETAADLVNTASAEDLKKIFFEYGEERASNKIVRRIVERRSQKPFETTLDLADCIASVVPRGGRSHPATRVFQALRIAVNDELGVLRELLEKSADMLKPGGRLAVITFHSLEDRIVKQFFKNASQSHIDRKEWPEPRPNPDYHYKLLTRRPVVAGEDELKLNRRSRSAKLRVVEKIPSPQA; translated from the coding sequence ATGTCTTCCAATCAATCATCTGAAAGTGAGTATCACGTGCCGGTTCTGCTTCCGGAGGTGCTGCATTTCATGGCGCCGGAGCCAGGCAAGGTTCTTGTCGATGGCACGCTCGGCGGTGGTGGCCACACCGAGGCGATGCTGAAAGCCGGAGCTTCCGTGATTGGGATTGATCAGGACGATCAGGCGTTGAGCTTTGCCCGCCAGCGCTTGCAGGACTTTTCCGATCACTTCACCGCTTTAAAAGGAAACTTTTCCACCATGCCCCAGCTGTTGGCCGAGGCCGGTCACCAACAGGTCGACGGAATCCTCGTCGATATTGGCGTGTCGTCGTGGCAGCTGGATGAAGCCGACCGCGGGTTCTCCTTCGCCAAAGACGGTCCGCTCGACATGCGGATGAACCGCTCGACAGGTGAGACCGCTGCCGATCTGGTGAATACCGCTTCCGCAGAGGACTTGAAAAAGATCTTTTTCGAATACGGCGAGGAACGGGCATCGAATAAAATCGTCCGTCGCATCGTCGAGCGCCGTAGCCAGAAGCCATTTGAGACCACTCTGGATCTCGCCGATTGCATTGCCTCGGTGGTGCCGCGTGGCGGTCGTTCCCATCCAGCCACCCGCGTGTTCCAAGCACTCCGCATTGCCGTCAACGATGAGCTCGGGGTGCTGAGAGAGCTGCTGGAAAAATCCGCCGACATGCTGAAACCCGGTGGCCGTCTGGCGGTGATCACCTTCCACAGTCTCGAAGACCGGATTGTGAAGCAGTTTTTCAAAAACGCATCGCAATCGCACATCGATCGCAAAGAGTGGCCGGAGCCACGCCCGAATCCCGATTATCATTACAAACTTCTCACCCGCCGCCCCGTGGTTGCCGGTGAGGATGAACTGAAACTGAACCGACGTTCGCGCAGTGCCAAGTTGCGCGTCGTGGAAAAAATTCCATCCCCCCAGGCATGA
- a CDS encoding peptidoglycan D,D-transpeptidase FtsI family protein, with protein MNPAVSRRRCLLLCLVFVTGLSGLSARLIYLQVVKSSDFAKKSDRVSIRKETLKANRGCIVDANNQLVARNIPRARLGLDKKLLHDVGPATLALANKELRQTYEWSTWDERTRKSKIKSRASKMVDSMPADEIINQYIDHVIDIFARPLGFKNEQLRERMNLENKRQKYVVLKKDISEDDAEKLKQLTVDHSILHAFVFEETQKRWYVMPEMASHIIGYVNHEAKGMAGIESQMDQYMSGKDGYVRNHRDKFDLLAVAKPQEILPPIHGLNVQLTIDMGLQAILEEELDAGLQEFEAEKGTIILMNPQTGAIMAMASRPTFNLNTRENIAENGYDFATQALYEPGSTFKIIATAGAIDLGLVEPSTLVNCHYGIYRQGSVRVPDHHPYGMLSVAQVLAKSSNIGAYKVALQLGRQEFFNYLDAFGFGHKTGIRMAGESAGVTNDTGNPTDFSRNSYGYAVSVTPLQVACAYSAIANGGTLMKPLLVKSIMANNGSTVMNYKPIPVRQVVKESTARKMRHALATVVDIKGTASRAKVEGYQVAGKTGTTVKINPKGGYLHGRYTVSFAGMMPAENPAFVCVVVVDDPQTTEVKRYGGTIAAPIFAKVAKRVANTMGLEPTEPIESTEPLAQANH; from the coding sequence ATGAATCCCGCCGTTTCACGCCGCCGTTGTCTCTTGCTCTGCCTGGTCTTTGTGACCGGGCTTAGTGGCTTATCGGCGAGACTGATTTACCTTCAGGTGGTGAAGTCCTCGGACTTTGCCAAGAAGTCAGATCGGGTGTCGATTCGCAAGGAGACCCTCAAGGCCAACCGCGGCTGCATCGTGGATGCCAATAACCAGTTGGTAGCCAGAAACATTCCTCGGGCACGACTGGGCTTGGATAAAAAGCTGCTGCACGACGTCGGTCCGGCCACGCTCGCCTTGGCGAACAAAGAACTGCGCCAGACCTACGAGTGGAGCACCTGGGACGAACGCACTCGCAAAAGTAAAATTAAATCGCGTGCGTCCAAGATGGTCGACAGCATGCCGGCCGATGAGATCATCAATCAGTACATCGACCACGTCATCGACATTTTTGCCCGACCTCTCGGCTTCAAAAACGAGCAGCTGCGCGAGCGGATGAATCTCGAGAACAAGCGGCAGAAATACGTGGTGCTCAAAAAGGACATCTCGGAGGACGACGCGGAAAAGCTCAAACAGCTCACCGTCGATCACAGCATCCTGCACGCCTTCGTTTTCGAAGAAACCCAGAAGCGCTGGTATGTGATGCCTGAGATGGCATCGCACATCATTGGTTATGTGAACCACGAGGCCAAAGGCATGGCGGGGATCGAGAGTCAGATGGATCAATACATGTCCGGCAAGGACGGCTATGTGAGAAACCACCGCGATAAGTTTGACCTTCTGGCCGTGGCCAAGCCTCAAGAAATCCTTCCTCCTATCCATGGATTGAACGTGCAGCTGACCATCGACATGGGGCTGCAAGCGATCTTGGAAGAGGAACTGGATGCGGGGCTGCAAGAGTTCGAGGCGGAGAAGGGGACCATCATCCTGATGAACCCTCAGACCGGAGCCATCATGGCAATGGCAAGCCGCCCCACCTTCAACCTGAACACCCGGGAGAATATTGCTGAAAATGGTTATGACTTCGCCACCCAGGCGCTCTACGAGCCGGGTTCGACGTTCAAAATCATCGCCACAGCGGGTGCGATCGACCTTGGCCTGGTGGAGCCCAGCACGCTGGTGAACTGCCACTACGGCATCTATCGCCAAGGCTCCGTGAGAGTTCCTGATCACCATCCATACGGAATGTTGAGCGTGGCTCAGGTGCTTGCCAAGTCGAGCAACATCGGTGCTTACAAGGTGGCGCTGCAGCTCGGACGACAAGAGTTTTTCAACTACTTGGACGCCTTTGGTTTCGGCCATAAAACGGGCATTCGCATGGCGGGTGAAAGTGCCGGGGTGACCAATGACACCGGCAACCCCACCGATTTTTCCAGAAATTCATATGGCTACGCTGTCAGTGTCACTCCCTTGCAAGTGGCCTGCGCATACTCGGCCATCGCGAATGGTGGCACGTTGATGAAGCCGTTGTTAGTCAAATCGATCATGGCCAACAATGGTTCCACGGTGATGAACTACAAACCAATCCCAGTGCGTCAGGTGGTGAAGGAAAGCACCGCGCGCAAGATGCGTCACGCGCTGGCGACGGTGGTCGATATCAAAGGCACCGCCAGCCGCGCCAAGGTGGAAGGATACCAGGTGGCCGGCAAAACCGGAACCACCGTGAAAATCAACCCGAAGGGCGGCTACCTCCACGGGCGCTACACCGTGTCGTTTGCCGGCATGATGCCCGCCGAGAACCCGGCATTCGTCTGTGTGGTCGTGGTGGATGACCCCCAGACCACGGAGGTTAAACGCTACGGCGGAACCATCGCCGCTCCCATTTTCGCCAAGGTGGCCAAACGTGTCGCCAACACCATGGGGCTCGAACCCACCGAGCCCATCGAATCTACCGAGCCACTGGCTCAAGCTAACCACTAA
- a CDS encoding UDP-N-acetylmuramoyl-L-alanyl-D-glutamate--2,6-diaminopimelate ligase, with translation MQLRTLIHNLPKATVSGNLDQQVTGVTTDSREVVAGSIFIAVRGTDGDGQDYLPQALEKGACAIVSEVAPAEDWDEKICWAHVPDARAAAASLACDWNDHPSKDLKVVGITGTNGKTTTAFITHAVMQSVWTRAGLLGTVEINDGEQSVPATQTTPGPIQLQGLLRQMADNACRGVAMEISSHALEQKRTDGLLLDVAVFTNLSQDHLDYHGTMASYFAAKKRLFELLETQQGNKKPTAVVNIDDPYGQRLVEEFKDRLYFITYGHGVHANMRIGRETQNVRGTEFEISYKEREYLVRTPYIGRFNVFNCTAALAACVAAGIKPRDAVRAFADAPQVPGRMECVGRRDGASLFVDYAHTPDALENACAAIRDLRPKRLITVFGCGGDRDQTKRPLMGKAAAEGSDLCIVTSDNPRSEDPEAIIADIEKGMRGARYESIPDRMTAIQTAVNISEEGDVILVAGKGHETYQEIAGDRTDFDDRRAAYKALNLKAKSEE, from the coding sequence ATGCAACTACGCACACTCATTCACAACCTCCCCAAAGCCACCGTCTCCGGCAATCTCGATCAGCAGGTGACAGGCGTCACTACCGACTCCCGCGAGGTGGTTGCCGGCTCGATCTTCATTGCCGTCCGTGGCACCGATGGCGATGGCCAGGACTACTTGCCACAAGCGCTTGAAAAGGGTGCCTGTGCCATTGTTTCCGAAGTGGCTCCCGCTGAAGACTGGGACGAAAAAATCTGTTGGGCCCACGTGCCGGATGCGCGTGCCGCTGCGGCTAGCTTGGCCTGCGATTGGAACGATCATCCGTCGAAGGATCTGAAAGTGGTCGGCATCACCGGCACCAATGGCAAGACCACCACCGCCTTCATCACCCACGCCGTGATGCAGTCGGTCTGGACGCGTGCCGGCTTGTTAGGAACCGTTGAAATCAACGATGGTGAGCAGTCGGTTCCAGCCACACAAACGACACCTGGCCCGATTCAACTTCAAGGTCTACTGCGCCAGATGGCCGATAACGCCTGCCGCGGTGTGGCGATGGAAATTTCCTCCCACGCGCTGGAGCAAAAACGCACCGACGGGCTGCTGCTCGATGTCGCGGTGTTCACCAACCTGAGCCAGGATCATCTCGATTACCACGGCACCATGGCCAGCTACTTTGCTGCTAAGAAACGCCTCTTTGAACTGTTGGAAACACAGCAGGGAAATAAGAAACCGACCGCGGTGGTCAACATCGACGATCCATACGGCCAGCGTCTGGTGGAAGAGTTCAAGGATCGCCTGTATTTCATCACCTACGGCCACGGGGTGCACGCCAACATGCGCATCGGTCGCGAGACGCAGAATGTCCGCGGCACCGAGTTCGAGATTTCCTACAAAGAACGCGAGTATCTGGTGCGCACACCTTATATTGGTCGTTTCAACGTCTTCAATTGCACCGCCGCTCTGGCTGCCTGTGTGGCGGCGGGGATCAAACCACGCGATGCCGTCCGTGCCTTTGCCGATGCCCCACAGGTTCCGGGTCGGATGGAATGTGTCGGTCGTCGCGACGGAGCTTCCTTATTTGTCGATTACGCCCACACGCCGGATGCCTTGGAAAATGCCTGCGCCGCCATCCGCGACCTGCGTCCCAAGCGCCTGATCACGGTCTTTGGCTGCGGTGGAGATCGCGATCAGACCAAGCGCCCATTGATGGGGAAAGCTGCGGCGGAAGGAAGCGATCTGTGCATCGTGACCTCCGACAACCCACGCTCGGAAGATCCGGAAGCGATCATCGCTGACATCGAAAAAGGCATGCGTGGAGCTCGTTACGAAAGCATCCCCGATCGCATGACCGCCATCCAGACTGCGGTGAATATTTCCGAAGAAGGTGACGTCATATTAGTTGCTGGAAAAGGACACGAAACTTATCAGGAAATCGCGGGCGACCGGACTGATTTCGACGACCGCCGCGCCGCATACAAGGCACTCAACCTCAAAGCAAAATCTGAAGAATGA
- a CDS encoding UDP-N-acetylmuramoyl-tripeptide--D-alanyl-D-alanine ligase: MKPLSITDIASAIGAELVGTDTGRLIRAVSTDTRSLGEGSLFVALRGDNFDGHHFVSKAVENGAECLLLDALPEEVEDLKVPVLLVKNSLYGLQRLAKWYRDLLDINVIGITGSNGKTSTKDFTSSVLRQKFQVNATKGNLNNHIGLPLSVLATKETDQVCVWEMGMNHAGEIAPLCDIASPDIGIITNVGTAHIEHLGSREGIAEEKASLARALPENGTLIVTASCDFVDYLIERTTAKVVVTGNCRGSVRAENLQINESGSSFDLCIEGEVPARVELNVSGRHMVNNSLLAAAAGFTLGMTVEEIAAGLNATQLTTGRLRRFVSNGITVIDDTYNANPDSVAAAIETLTDLPVHNGNRRIVVLGMMAELGVHADAEHLRVGQLAAEKDLQVVAVGAKAAKIYEGASAVTDKAVSFDEPVAAAEWLKSFCKEGDRVLFKGSRMAAMENVMNEAFPQT, from the coding sequence ATGAAACCCCTCTCCATCACAGATATCGCCAGCGCCATCGGTGCTGAACTGGTCGGAACAGACACAGGTCGATTGATTCGAGCGGTATCCACAGACACGCGAAGCCTCGGTGAGGGTTCGCTATTTGTGGCTTTGCGTGGAGATAATTTTGATGGCCATCACTTCGTTTCGAAAGCGGTGGAAAATGGGGCGGAGTGTTTGTTGTTAGATGCGCTTCCGGAGGAGGTCGAGGACTTGAAAGTTCCTGTCCTGTTAGTGAAAAATTCACTCTACGGTCTGCAGCGTCTGGCGAAGTGGTATCGAGACCTGCTCGATATCAATGTCATTGGCATCACCGGTTCGAACGGCAAAACATCGACCAAGGACTTCACTTCTTCGGTTCTGCGCCAGAAGTTTCAGGTGAATGCGACCAAGGGAAATCTGAACAACCACATCGGTCTTCCGCTGAGTGTGCTTGCCACCAAGGAGACCGACCAAGTGTGTGTCTGGGAAATGGGCATGAATCACGCTGGGGAAATTGCACCGCTCTGTGATATCGCCAGCCCGGACATCGGTATCATCACCAATGTGGGCACTGCTCACATTGAGCACCTCGGATCGCGTGAGGGGATTGCCGAAGAAAAGGCATCGCTGGCACGCGCACTTCCGGAGAACGGCACGCTGATCGTCACCGCCAGCTGTGACTTTGTCGATTACCTGATCGAACGCACCACTGCCAAGGTCGTGGTCACGGGGAATTGTCGCGGCTCCGTGCGGGCTGAAAATTTACAAATCAACGAGTCAGGGTCATCCTTTGATTTATGCATCGAAGGCGAAGTGCCTGCTCGCGTCGAACTGAATGTGAGTGGTCGACACATGGTGAACAATTCACTGCTCGCCGCGGCCGCAGGTTTCACCCTCGGCATGACGGTGGAGGAAATTGCCGCAGGATTGAATGCGACACAGCTGACCACGGGCCGCTTACGTCGTTTTGTTAGCAATGGCATCACCGTCATTGATGACACCTACAATGCCAATCCTGATTCAGTAGCCGCCGCGATCGAAACGCTCACCGACTTGCCGGTCCACAATGGCAATCGCCGCATCGTTGTGCTGGGCATGATGGCCGAGCTCGGCGTGCATGCTGATGCCGAACACCTGCGCGTGGGTCAGCTTGCCGCGGAGAAGGATCTGCAAGTGGTCGCCGTGGGCGCCAAAGCTGCGAAAATTTACGAGGGAGCAAGTGCCGTCACCGACAAGGCAGTCAGCTTCGATGAACCTGTCGCTGCGGCGGAGTGGCTGAAAAGCTTTTGCAAAGAAGGGGACCGTGTCCTTTTCAAAGGCAGTCGTATGGCCGCCATGGAGAACGTGATGAACGAAGCGTTCCCTCAAACCTAA
- the mraY gene encoding phospho-N-acetylmuramoyl-pentapeptide-transferase, translating into MRFLNLLQYITIRAGLACVMTFLLSVCYGPWVIRKLISLKVGQPIRSAEEVHKLNELHGGKAGTPTMGGVMILGSVLLAVLICGRALNPFVAVTTCVMLALGMLGFIDDYTKVKLKSSDGVSGKTKLFWQFTIGLIAGAFLYYKTQGMGYTLVNQPLSISELTFPLFKTPIIDLGILCIPFFAVIIVGCSNAVNLTDGLDGLATGCTITVALAYAVIAYLCGHFYMANEYLFIPFNPHAQELGVFLMALVGAGFGFLWHNCHPAKVFMGDTGSLAIGGALATAAICTKQELLLVVIGWVFVMEALSVILQVGSFKLTGKRIFAMSPIHHHFELRGWHESQVIIRFWIISIFSGLIGIALLKIV; encoded by the coding sequence ATGCGCTTTCTCAATCTGCTACAATATATCACCATCCGGGCCGGACTGGCGTGTGTGATGACCTTTCTTCTCAGCGTCTGTTATGGACCATGGGTGATCCGCAAATTGATCTCCCTGAAAGTGGGGCAACCCATCCGCAGTGCCGAAGAAGTTCACAAGTTGAACGAACTTCACGGTGGCAAAGCAGGCACTCCCACCATGGGCGGTGTGATGATCTTGGGATCCGTGCTGCTCGCCGTGCTGATCTGTGGTCGGGCACTCAATCCCTTCGTTGCTGTGACCACCTGTGTGATGCTGGCTTTGGGGATGTTAGGATTCATCGATGACTATACCAAGGTGAAGCTGAAGAGCTCCGATGGTGTGAGCGGCAAAACCAAGCTGTTCTGGCAGTTCACCATCGGTCTGATTGCCGGTGCCTTTCTCTATTACAAAACACAGGGTATGGGATACACTCTGGTGAACCAACCGCTGAGCATCAGCGAGCTGACCTTTCCTTTGTTCAAGACTCCCATCATTGATCTGGGAATCCTCTGTATCCCATTCTTCGCCGTGATCATCGTCGGTTGCTCGAATGCGGTGAACCTGACCGATGGGCTCGATGGACTGGCCACCGGCTGCACCATCACCGTGGCTCTGGCCTATGCGGTGATTGCTTATCTTTGCGGGCATTTCTACATGGCCAACGAATATCTCTTCATCCCTTTCAATCCACATGCCCAAGAGCTGGGTGTGTTCCTCATGGCTCTGGTCGGTGCTGGCTTTGGTTTCCTGTGGCACAACTGCCACCCGGCCAAGGTCTTCATGGGCGACACCGGTTCCTTGGCCATTGGTGGCGCACTTGCCACTGCCGCCATCTGCACCAAGCAGGAGCTGCTGCTGGTCGTGATCGGTTGGGTCTTTGTCATGGAGGCGCTCTCCGTGATCCTTCAGGTGGGAAGTTTCAAGCTGACTGGAAAACGCATCTTCGCGATGTCGCCGATCCACCACCACTTCGAGTTACGCGGTTGGCACGAAAGCCAGGTGATCATTCGCTTCTGGATCATCTCCATCTTCAGCGGATTGATCGGCATTGCGCTGCTCAAAATTGTCTAA